One Dokdonia sp. Dokd-P16 genomic window carries:
- the glmS gene encoding glutamine--fructose-6-phosphate transaminase (isomerizing) — MCGIVGYIGHRDAYPVVVQGLERLEYRGYDSAGIALYDGTDLKFSKTKGKVADLRAKLESEISTTGGIGIGHTRWATHGVPNDVNSHPHLSNSGDLVIIHNGIIENYDSLRQELIKRGYTFQSDTDTEVLVNLIEDVKKNEGVKLGKAVQIALNQTIGAYAIAVFDKTKPDEIVVARLGSPLAIGVGEDEFFIASDATPFIEYTNKTIYLKDGEMAVIRNHKKLKVRKIKDDSLVDPYIEELKLNLEQIEKGGYDHFMLKEIYEQPQAIKDTFRGRMLVKEGIIKMAGIDDNIEKFKNARRIIIIACGTSWHAGLVAEYIFEEFARVPVEVEYASEFRYRNPVVFKDDVIIAISQSGETADTMAAIKLAKEQGAFVFGVCNVVGSSISRITDAGAYTHAGPEIGVASTKAFTTQITILTLIALRLAQATGKMADSEFRKYLQELERIPEKVEKALKCNDQAEIVAAQYKDAPNALYLGRGYNFPVALEGALKLKEISYIHAEGYPAAEMKHGPIALIDELMPVFVIAMKKGHYEKVVSNIEEIKARSGKIIGIVTEGDTEVKRLADHVIEIPETLEPLTPILATIPLQLLSYHIALMLGKNVDQPRNLAKSVTVE; from the coding sequence ATGTGTGGAATAGTTGGTTATATAGGGCATAGAGATGCTTATCCAGTAGTCGTTCAAGGTTTAGAGAGACTGGAATACAGGGGTTATGATAGTGCAGGAATTGCGTTATATGATGGCACTGATTTAAAGTTCTCTAAAACAAAAGGTAAAGTTGCAGACTTGCGGGCTAAACTAGAGTCAGAAATTTCTACAACAGGTGGTATAGGTATTGGGCATACAAGATGGGCAACACATGGTGTTCCTAATGATGTGAATAGCCATCCGCATTTGTCCAATTCTGGAGACTTGGTAATCATTCACAATGGAATTATAGAAAACTATGATTCTTTACGTCAGGAGCTTATAAAGCGTGGATATACTTTTCAATCAGATACTGATACAGAAGTATTAGTAAATCTTATTGAGGATGTAAAGAAAAATGAAGGAGTTAAGCTTGGTAAAGCAGTGCAAATTGCTCTTAATCAAACTATAGGAGCTTATGCAATAGCGGTTTTTGATAAAACAAAGCCTGATGAAATTGTAGTTGCTCGTTTAGGAAGTCCTCTTGCTATTGGTGTAGGAGAAGATGAGTTCTTCATTGCATCAGATGCGACACCTTTCATTGAGTATACAAACAAAACTATCTATCTCAAGGATGGTGAGATGGCGGTAATACGCAATCATAAGAAATTAAAAGTTCGTAAAATTAAAGATGATTCTTTAGTTGACCCGTATATAGAGGAGTTAAAGCTTAATCTCGAGCAAATAGAAAAAGGTGGTTATGATCACTTTATGCTTAAGGAGATTTATGAGCAGCCTCAAGCAATTAAGGATACTTTCCGTGGGCGTATGCTCGTTAAGGAAGGTATTATTAAAATGGCAGGTATTGATGATAATATAGAGAAGTTTAAAAACGCTCGACGTATTATTATTATAGCTTGTGGTACGTCATGGCACGCAGGGCTTGTGGCTGAGTATATTTTTGAAGAGTTTGCTCGTGTACCAGTAGAGGTTGAGTATGCTTCAGAGTTTAGATATCGTAATCCAGTAGTCTTTAAAGATGATGTGATCATAGCGATTTCTCAAAGTGGAGAAACTGCAGATACAATGGCGGCTATTAAACTTGCTAAAGAGCAAGGAGCGTTTGTTTTTGGTGTTTGTAATGTTGTAGGTTCTTCTATTTCTAGAATAACAGATGCAGGAGCATATACTCATGCAGGACCAGAGATTGGTGTTGCATCAACAAAGGCTTTTACTACTCAGATAACAATACTTACTCTAATCGCCTTAAGGCTTGCTCAGGCAACAGGTAAAATGGCCGATTCTGAGTTTAGAAAATATCTACAAGAATTAGAGCGCATCCCTGAAAAAGTTGAGAAAGCTTTAAAATGTAATGATCAAGCAGAGATTGTTGCTGCGCAATATAAGGATGCACCTAACGCTCTTTATTTAGGACGTGGTTATAATTTTCCAGTAGCACTTGAGGGGGCTCTCAAACTTAAGGAGATATCTTACATCCATGCAGAGGGTTATCCTGCGGCAGAAATGAAGCACGGACCTATTGCCCTTATAGACGAATTGATGCCAGTTTTTGTTATTGCAATGAAAAAGGGTCATTATGAGAAAGTAGTTAGTAATATAGAAGAAATCAAGGCGCGTAGCGGTAAGATTATTGGTATTGTTACAGAAGGTGATACGGAGGTTAAAAGACTTGCAGATCACGTGATAGAAATTCCGGAGACGCTAGAGCCTCTTACTCCAATTTTGGCTACTATTCCGTTGCAGTTATTATCTTACCACATAGCATTAATGCTTGGTAAAAATGTAGACCAACCACGTAACTTGGCAAAGTCGGTTACGGTGGAGTAA
- the atpD gene encoding F0F1 ATP synthase subunit beta, translated as MSKVTGKVAQIIGPVVDVAFESGSELPKIYDSLEVTNSNGALLVLEVQSHIGENTVRTISMDSTDGLSRGVDAVATGAPIQMPVGPDIYGRLFNVIGDAIDGMDNLPKAGDAGLSIHRSAPKFEDLSTSTEVLFTGIKVIDLIEPYAKGGKIGLFGGAGVGKTVLIQELINNIAKGHGGLSVFAGVGERTREGNDLLREMLESGIIKYGDDFMHSMEEGGWDLSKVDKMGMRDSKATFVFGQMNEPPGARARVALSGLTIAEYFRDGAGEGQGKDVLFFVDNIFRFTQAGSEVSALLGRMPSAVGYQPTLATEMGAMQERITSTKRGSITSVQAVYVPADDLTDPAPATTFAHLDATTVLSRKIAELGIYPAVDPLDSTSRILTAEILGSEHYNTAQRVKELLQRYKELQDIIAILGMEELSEEDKMAVGRARRVQRFLSQPFHVAEQFTGIPGCLVDIKETIKGFNMIMDGELDHLPEAAFNLKGTIEEAIEAGEKMLQEA; from the coding sequence ATGTCAAAAGTTACAGGTAAAGTTGCACAGATTATAGGCCCGGTAGTAGACGTCGCTTTCGAGAGCGGATCTGAGTTACCAAAAATCTACGATTCACTAGAAGTTACAAATTCAAACGGAGCACTACTTGTTCTTGAAGTACAGTCACACATTGGAGAAAATACGGTACGTACAATCTCTATGGACTCTACAGATGGATTAAGCCGTGGGGTAGATGCAGTTGCGACTGGAGCGCCTATTCAAATGCCTGTGGGTCCAGATATTTATGGACGCCTTTTTAATGTTATAGGTGATGCTATTGATGGAATGGATAACTTGCCTAAGGCAGGTGATGCTGGTTTATCAATACACCGTAGCGCACCAAAATTTGAAGATTTATCAACATCTACAGAAGTACTTTTTACAGGTATTAAAGTAATTGACCTTATTGAGCCTTATGCAAAAGGAGGTAAGATTGGTTTATTCGGTGGAGCAGGAGTAGGTAAAACTGTACTTATTCAAGAGTTGATTAACAATATTGCAAAAGGTCACGGTGGTCTTTCTGTATTCGCAGGAGTAGGAGAGCGCACACGTGAAGGAAATGACCTTTTGAGAGAGATGCTTGAGTCTGGTATTATAAAATACGGAGATGACTTTATGCACTCTATGGAAGAAGGAGGATGGGATCTTTCTAAAGTAGATAAAATGGGGATGAGAGACTCTAAAGCTACTTTTGTTTTCGGTCAAATGAATGAGCCACCTGGAGCACGTGCACGTGTTGCACTTTCAGGACTTACTATAGCTGAGTACTTCCGTGATGGAGCAGGAGAAGGACAAGGAAAAGACGTGCTTTTCTTCGTAGATAACATCTTCCGTTTTACACAAGCAGGTTCTGAGGTTTCTGCACTACTTGGACGTATGCCATCTGCCGTAGGTTACCAGCCTACTCTAGCAACAGAGATGGGAGCGATGCAAGAGCGTATTACTTCAACAAAAAGAGGATCAATTACATCTGTACAGGCGGTTTACGTACCTGCAGATGATTTAACAGATCCAGCACCAGCAACAACATTTGCTCACCTTGATGCAACAACAGTACTTTCACGTAAGATTGCAGAGCTTGGTATTTACCCAGCGGTAGATCCTCTAGACTCTACATCACGTATCCTTACTGCTGAGATATTAGGGAGCGAGCACTATAACACTGCACAACGCGTAAAAGAGTTGTTACAACGTTATAAGGAGCTTCAAGATATTATCGCCATCTTAGGTATGGAAGAATTATCTGAAGAAGATAAAATGGCAGTAGGACGTGCACGTCGTGTACAACGTTTCCTTTCTCAGCCATTCCACGTAGCAGAGCAGTTTACAGGTATCCCAGGATGTCTAGTAGATATTAAAGAAACTATCAAAGGATTTAATATGATTATGGACGGAGAGTTAGATCACCTTCCAGAAGCAGCATTTAACCTTAAAGGAACTATCGAAGAGGCAATCGAAGCAGGAGAAAAAATGCTTCAAGAAGCTTAA
- a CDS encoding F0F1 ATP synthase subunit epsilon yields the protein MHLEIVTPEASLVSGEVSSVTVPGVNGEYQMLDNHAATVSLLGAGTVKFEGNPTIAAGHEGKFTKATDGKWSLVIASGTVEMNNNKVIVLAD from the coding sequence ATGCATTTAGAAATTGTAACTCCAGAGGCATCTCTTGTAAGCGGTGAAGTATCATCGGTTACTGTACCAGGTGTAAATGGTGAATACCAAATGTTAGATAATCACGCAGCAACTGTTTCTTTACTAGGAGCAGGAACTGTAAAATTTGAAGGAAATCCTACAATTGCTGCAGGTCACGAAGGTAAATTTACCAAAGCGACAGACGGTAAATGGTCACTTGTAATTGCAAGTGGCACTGTAGAGATGAACAACAATAAAGTGATTGTGCTAGCAGATTAA
- a CDS encoding helix-turn-helix domain-containing protein, with translation MPITINLDKVLADREMRSKELAEIVGITEANLSILKSGKAKAVRFSTLEAICKALDCQPGDILEYAIKDT, from the coding sequence ATGCCTATAACTATTAACTTAGACAAAGTACTGGCAGATCGTGAGATGAGGAGCAAGGAGCTTGCAGAGATTGTAGGTATTACAGAAGCAAACCTCTCTATCCTTAAATCCGGTAAGGCAAAAGCAGTGCGCTTCTCTACGCTGGAAGCCATATGTAAAGCGTTAGATTGCCAGCCAGGAGATATACTAGAATATGCCATAAAAGACACATAA
- a CDS encoding DUF2975 domain-containing protein, with amino-acid sequence MTKTLKYHLRSLSIIVIIAMIYISLKTVAILVISMTLPSSQLVKFTDVIKSEFFKKGFDNPSNWIAIIFIILLTILNLYLLKLLLISNKLIKEYKNGELLTDEITKKLTLIGEGFLNYGLSYAALFMIIGVFFYNNVSSITDVLPRLIVCFIFGKLILLLAAISKKGVLLKQENDLTI; translated from the coding sequence ATGACAAAGACTTTGAAATATCATCTCCGTAGTCTATCTATAATTGTTATTATAGCAATGATCTACATATCTCTAAAAACTGTCGCAATTTTAGTGATCTCCATGACACTTCCTTCTAGCCAACTTGTCAAATTTACTGACGTAATTAAAAGCGAATTCTTTAAAAAAGGTTTTGATAATCCAAGTAATTGGATAGCAATAATTTTTATTATTTTACTAACTATTCTGAATTTATATCTTCTAAAACTGCTACTGATATCCAATAAACTTATAAAGGAATATAAAAATGGAGAATTATTAACGGATGAAATCACTAAAAAATTGACACTTATAGGCGAAGGATTTTTAAATTATGGGTTGTCTTATGCTGCTCTCTTTATGATTATTGGTGTGTTTTTTTACAATAATGTATCTTCAATTACAGATGTACTTCCTCGACTTATTGTTTGCTTTATTTTTGGCAAATTGATACTGTTGCTTGCTGCTATCTCCAAAAAAGGTGTGCTCTTGAAACAAGAAAACGATTTAACTATATAA
- a CDS encoding DUF2975 domain-containing protein: MLTAIFYLIGALSNFIFFDNIRAAINSVDDQLVYGSYNKYILSFQNLVIFSGLLVSIKCLQEIIKHGYFTESSKKLMRVAGYIFFFSGVLMTVLDIIRVQSGGDPNIMMGIILMDFMFTLLGFIVIIIADMAQVGFRLKSENDLTI, encoded by the coding sequence ATGCTAACAGCAATTTTCTATTTAATAGGCGCTCTTTCCAACTTTATATTTTTTGACAATATAAGGGCAGCAATTAATTCTGTTGATGATCAACTTGTGTATGGTTCGTATAACAAGTACATTCTAAGCTTTCAAAATCTAGTGATTTTCTCAGGACTACTGGTAAGTATCAAATGCCTTCAAGAAATTATCAAACACGGCTACTTTACTGAGAGTTCAAAAAAATTGATGCGAGTTGCTGGATACATCTTTTTCTTCTCAGGCGTTTTGATGACCGTTTTAGATATTATAAGAGTTCAAAGTGGAGGCGACCCAAACATAATGATGGGAATTATTTTGATGGATTTTATGTTTACATTACTTGGCTTTATAGTAATAATTATTGCAGATATGGCACAAGTAGGCTTCCGACTCAAATCTGAAAATGATCTAACTATATAA
- a CDS encoding M61 family metallopeptidase, with protein MRFLCVALLLTGFCYGQTNAYEISFDNAHHHEAQIAITFPELKKKTVVVRMSRSSPGRYAIHEFAKNVFNFKATNSKGEALEATRPDPYSWEIKDHDGEVNVSYTLFANRADGTYSQVDESHAHLNMPATFMFMEGEDHRPIEIDFKLRKDLNWKVASQLKKIDDARYSAPNLQYFLDSPTEVSEYKLREFTVDGQNIRFALHSDDTPEDFDAYWKKVKAIVLAQKEVFGELPAYDFGEYTFLACYAPHVSGDGMEHRNSTILTDRESLAAGGMEGNIGTVSHEFFHSWNVERIRPADLEPFDFTAANMSGSLWFAEGFTSYYTNLILARAGVIISEDYVKSLNGTFNYVWNSPARDYFNPIEMSYQAPFVDAATSVDPVNRNNTFISYYSYGSVLGLALDLSLRQQGLNLDDYFKAVWNQFGKKEISYSIQDLENVLAEYAGDAFAKTFFSQYIYDSQMPDYQNLLTNAGLTITQDEAKPYLGIRVNSTETGLRIAGATSKRTPAYTAGLNEGDLITALDGTELRTSESYETYLNSLTVGQTIAVNYERFGRKLTTKLTVSADPTYTITMNPNPRKKPSKLRKYWLQEK; from the coding sequence ATGAGATTTTTATGTGTTGCCCTTTTACTCACTGGCTTTTGTTATGGACAAACTAATGCGTACGAGATATCTTTTGATAATGCTCACCACCATGAAGCACAGATAGCTATCACTTTTCCTGAACTCAAGAAAAAGACTGTAGTAGTGCGTATGAGTAGATCCTCACCAGGACGCTATGCGATACACGAGTTTGCAAAAAACGTTTTTAATTTTAAGGCTACAAATAGCAAGGGAGAAGCGCTAGAAGCAACACGCCCAGATCCATACTCGTGGGAGATTAAAGATCATGATGGAGAGGTAAACGTATCATACACACTATTTGCAAATAGAGCAGACGGCACGTACTCACAAGTAGATGAGTCGCACGCACACCTCAATATGCCAGCAACGTTCATGTTTATGGAGGGAGAAGACCACCGTCCTATTGAGATAGATTTTAAGCTAAGGAAAGATTTGAATTGGAAAGTAGCGAGCCAACTTAAAAAAATAGACGACGCACGTTACAGTGCACCAAACTTACAATACTTCTTAGACAGCCCTACAGAGGTAAGTGAATATAAGCTTAGAGAATTTACAGTAGATGGTCAGAACATACGTTTTGCATTACATAGTGATGATACCCCAGAAGATTTTGACGCCTACTGGAAAAAGGTAAAAGCTATTGTGCTGGCACAAAAAGAAGTGTTTGGAGAGTTACCTGCCTATGATTTTGGCGAGTACACCTTTCTTGCCTGTTACGCTCCTCACGTATCTGGCGATGGGATGGAACACCGCAACAGCACGATACTTACAGACAGAGAATCACTAGCTGCAGGAGGAATGGAAGGAAACATAGGCACTGTATCTCACGAGTTTTTCCACTCATGGAATGTAGAGCGCATACGCCCAGCAGATTTAGAGCCTTTTGACTTTACAGCGGCCAATATGAGTGGCTCACTTTGGTTTGCCGAAGGTTTTACAAGCTATTACACAAATCTTATACTTGCGCGCGCTGGTGTTATCATTAGTGAAGACTATGTAAAAAGTCTCAACGGGACGTTTAACTATGTATGGAATTCACCTGCCCGTGACTATTTTAACCCGATTGAGATGAGCTACCAGGCGCCCTTTGTAGATGCCGCGACCTCTGTAGATCCTGTAAATAGAAACAATACTTTTATCTCATACTACTCTTATGGAAGTGTACTCGGGCTTGCGCTTGACCTCTCACTACGCCAGCAAGGACTTAATCTTGACGATTATTTCAAAGCGGTGTGGAATCAGTTTGGAAAAAAGGAAATCTCTTATTCTATACAAGATCTTGAGAATGTATTAGCTGAGTATGCGGGTGACGCTTTCGCGAAAACGTTCTTCTCTCAATATATTTATGATAGTCAAATGCCAGATTATCAAAACCTACTTACCAATGCGGGACTCACAATCACACAAGATGAAGCAAAGCCATACCTAGGAATACGAGTAAATTCCACCGAAACTGGATTACGCATTGCAGGAGCTACCTCAAAACGAACACCCGCCTATACTGCAGGCCTTAACGAAGGTGATCTTATTACTGCACTAGATGGCACGGAGTTAAGAACTAGTGAATCTTATGAAACTTATTTGAATTCACTTACCGTAGGACAGACGATAGCTGTAAACTATGAGCGATTTGGCAGAAAACTTACAACTAAACTAACCGTAAGCGCAGACCCCACCTACACAATAACAATGAATCCTAACCCAAGAAAAAAACCTAGTAAGCTTAGAAAATACTGGCTTCAAGAAAAATAA
- a CDS encoding aminotransferase class I/II-fold pyridoxal phosphate-dependent enzyme, whose amino-acid sequence MLPEKLQKKLIIRRDSDSLRTLNTSSGMVDFSSNDYLGFSSSLPIARNIAQRAQEILDEHHIIANGATGSRLLSGNHTLYSQAETLIAGIHNSETALIFNSGYDANIGFFQSVPQRGDLILYDEFIHASIRDGIQMSLARGYKFKHNDIADIEAVVNRLKAMHHLDDQETTTAIYLVTESVFSMDGDTPDLTAISQICKKHHIYLIVDEAHATGVIGKKGLGLVQELALENEVFARIITFGKGMGAHGAAILCSEPLRAYLINFARSFIYTTGLPPHSIAIIMAAYEQLDARSNAQLLAVGNLQQLISHFNSLLKKTGLDSLFIESDSAIHCAVVMGNEKVRTLSRKLEKENFEVKPILSPTVPEGQERLRVCLHAYNTKEEITALLAILKAQL is encoded by the coding sequence ATGTTACCAGAAAAATTACAGAAAAAACTTATCATACGCAGAGACAGTGATTCTTTAAGAACACTTAATACTTCGTCAGGTATGGTGGATTTTTCATCTAACGATTATTTGGGTTTTTCTAGTAGCCTTCCTATTGCTAGAAATATTGCCCAGCGAGCACAAGAAATCTTAGACGAACATCACATTATTGCAAATGGTGCCACCGGTAGCCGACTGCTGTCCGGTAATCATACTCTTTATAGTCAGGCAGAGACCTTAATTGCGGGTATTCATAATAGTGAGACTGCTCTTATATTTAATAGCGGTTATGATGCAAATATTGGCTTTTTCCAAAGCGTGCCACAGCGCGGTGATCTCATTCTTTACGATGAATTTATACACGCTAGTATACGTGATGGCATCCAGATGAGCCTTGCTAGAGGTTATAAGTTTAAACACAATGATATTGCAGATATAGAAGCCGTAGTTAATCGTCTTAAAGCGATGCATCATCTAGATGATCAAGAAACTACAACGGCTATATATCTTGTTACGGAATCTGTTTTCTCAATGGATGGTGATACGCCAGATCTAACTGCTATTTCTCAAATTTGTAAAAAACATCACATCTACCTAATAGTAGATGAAGCTCATGCAACGGGTGTTATAGGTAAAAAGGGACTTGGTTTAGTGCAGGAGTTGGCGCTAGAAAACGAGGTTTTTGCTCGTATTATCACTTTTGGAAAAGGCATGGGAGCACATGGAGCAGCGATTTTATGCAGCGAGCCATTGCGCGCGTATCTTATTAATTTTGCTAGATCATTTATCTATACCACGGGATTGCCGCCGCATTCCATCGCTATAATAATGGCGGCTTACGAGCAATTAGATGCACGAAGCAATGCGCAGTTGCTAGCAGTGGGGAATTTACAGCAACTTATAAGTCACTTCAATAGTCTTCTCAAAAAAACAGGACTTGATAGCTTATTTATAGAGAGTGACTCTGCCATACACTGTGCTGTGGTGATGGGTAATGAAAAGGTTAGAACGCTTTCGCGAAAGCTTGAAAAAGAAAATTTTGAAGTGAAGCCTATTTTATCGCCCACAGTTCCAGAAGGTCAAGAGCGCTTGCGTGTTTGTTTGCACGCATATAATACCAAAGAAGAAATAACAGCATTGCTGGCTATTTTAAAAGCGCAGTTATAG